One part of the Thermococcus radiotolerans genome encodes these proteins:
- a CDS encoding MFS transporter has product MRWSEIPREARAYMLYHTLIAPGLIVWILFPLYMMKVGYSVLEVGAFFTAVNIVAIPLTYLFGRLFNRWDIKKGLIAIDILDGIAYVLYGLARGAMAPLVLFVGRTVEKLSTILYPLYRAYEQIIYPEDKYEEIFAWHLRLPEIARLITFPILGYIFGYLYPGAESYRWAFIFFGLFSAVTVAYIWRFLPSVGREERITPEGFTFKVGEFKVLLAFEALLTLAWALAPELVLINYVVFVLHKTVFEVTLIACASSLASIIGTYASERVPKGRGFQVIGLGMFINAFYALVMALSPPFWLALAVYALGDFGNTLWFPFYRSWQFSLIPKERASEFHAAISSYNRLIGLGTPFIAGALASVHATLPYAASLGLFLMAGAMFWRLAKRGFIQE; this is encoded by the coding sequence ATGCGCTGGAGTGAGATTCCGAGGGAAGCCAGGGCATACATGCTCTACCACACGCTCATCGCTCCCGGGTTGATAGTCTGGATACTCTTCCCGCTCTACATGATGAAGGTCGGCTACTCCGTCCTCGAGGTCGGGGCGTTCTTCACAGCCGTCAACATCGTTGCGATTCCCCTAACGTATCTCTTCGGCCGGCTTTTCAACCGCTGGGACATCAAGAAGGGGCTCATCGCGATAGACATACTCGACGGCATCGCCTACGTCCTCTATGGTCTTGCCAGAGGCGCCATGGCCCCGCTCGTGCTCTTCGTCGGAAGGACCGTGGAGAAGCTCTCGACGATTCTCTATCCCCTCTACCGCGCATACGAGCAGATAATTTACCCCGAAGACAAGTACGAGGAGATATTCGCCTGGCATCTCCGCCTGCCGGAGATAGCGAGGCTGATAACCTTCCCGATCCTCGGCTACATCTTCGGCTACCTCTATCCCGGAGCGGAGAGCTACCGCTGGGCGTTCATATTTTTCGGCCTCTTCTCGGCCGTCACGGTGGCATACATCTGGCGATTCCTCCCTTCGGTGGGCAGAGAGGAGAGAATAACGCCGGAGGGCTTCACTTTTAAGGTCGGTGAGTTTAAGGTTCTCCTAGCCTTTGAGGCATTACTAACGCTCGCTTGGGCTCTAGCCCCTGAGCTGGTACTCATAAACTACGTGGTATTCGTGCTCCACAAAACGGTCTTCGAGGTAACGCTGATAGCCTGTGCGAGCAGCCTCGCTTCGATAATAGGAACCTACGCCAGCGAGAGGGTTCCGAAGGGAAGGGGCTTCCAAGTCATCGGCCTCGGGATGTTCATCAACGCCTTCTATGCTCTGGTCATGGCCCTCTCGCCGCCCTTCTGGCTGGCGCTGGCGGTGTACGCCCTCGGCGACTTTGGGAACACCCTCTGGTTCCCATTCTACCGCTCCTGGCAGTTCTCGCTTATTCCGAAGGAGCGCGCGAGTGAGTTCCACGCAGCGATATCGAGTTACAACAGGCTTATCGGTCTAGGTACTCCCTTCATAGCCGGCGCTTTGGCGAGCGTCCACGCGACGCTGCCGTACGCGGCTAGCTTGGGACTATTTTTGATGGCTGGAGCGATGTTTTGGAGGCTGGCGAAGAGGGGATTTATTCAAGAGTAA
- a CDS encoding beta-galactosidase produces the protein MAVSVLRRLIPLTAFFIVLLVILGLLFVNQTPNLPPCEGNTTYTPAPGVNGSLGVLIVYMDPGISHERAEAVFDAAKKAGAKWVRIGLIWALAEPSPGEYNFTEFDWIINAALQRNLSVLPVVMFTPKWASGKPDAKDYYLYPPAKGEYLRDFGRALAIHYRGKITHWELWNEPDMRGFLKDPDGDGSTADDYAEMLAHFYGGIRAGDPDAKVVLGGLANSKVEPSCEKGYLRKLLSDPDFPAGRNFDVANIHTNFRSPEDIIQEIRETREILREFGLEKPLWITETSYTPVKRFQILPCYRGEVGFERYIHDALVVELNEGAEVVFWAALHDYGNDRPESDPYKYSGLYTYDLKPKKAVEVFRELSEELGG, from the coding sequence ATGGCGGTCAGCGTGCTGAGGAGATTGATTCCACTCACGGCGTTTTTCATCGTCCTTCTGGTTATCCTCGGGCTGCTGTTCGTCAACCAAACCCCTAACCTTCCGCCCTGCGAGGGCAACACCACCTACACCCCCGCTCCCGGGGTCAACGGCTCCCTCGGCGTCCTGATAGTCTACATGGATCCGGGCATAAGCCACGAGAGGGCGGAGGCCGTTTTTGACGCGGCTAAGAAGGCGGGTGCGAAGTGGGTGAGGATAGGCCTCATCTGGGCGCTGGCCGAGCCCTCACCAGGGGAATACAACTTCACCGAGTTTGACTGGATAATCAACGCCGCACTCCAGAGAAACCTCTCCGTGCTTCCCGTCGTGATGTTCACGCCTAAATGGGCCTCAGGAAAACCGGACGCGAAGGACTACTACCTCTATCCGCCGGCGAAGGGCGAATACCTCCGCGATTTCGGGAGGGCTCTTGCCATACACTACCGGGGGAAAATAACCCACTGGGAGCTCTGGAACGAGCCCGATATGAGGGGATTCCTCAAAGATCCAGATGGAGACGGCTCGACCGCCGATGATTACGCGGAGATGCTGGCCCACTTCTACGGCGGCATAAGGGCCGGAGACCCGGATGCAAAGGTCGTCCTCGGCGGGCTTGCCAATTCGAAGGTCGAGCCCTCCTGCGAGAAGGGCTACCTCCGGAAGCTCCTGAGCGACCCTGACTTTCCAGCCGGGAGGAACTTCGATGTGGCGAACATCCACACGAACTTCCGGAGTCCTGAGGATATAATTCAGGAAATCCGGGAGACCCGGGAGATCCTACGTGAATTCGGCCTCGAAAAGCCCCTCTGGATAACGGAAACAAGCTACACCCCCGTCAAAAGGTTCCAGATTCTGCCGTGCTATCGGGGAGAGGTCGGTTTTGAGCGTTATATTCACGACGCGCTCGTGGTCGAGCTGAACGAAGGCGCCGAGGTGGTCTTCTGGGCGGCCCTCCACGACTACGGGAACGACCGGCCGGAGAGCGACCCCTACAAGTACTCCGGGCTCTACACCTACGATCTGAAGCCCAAAAAGGCGGTGGAAGTGTTTAGAGAGTTGAGCGAGGAGCTGGGCGGTTAG
- a CDS encoding GNAT family N-acetyltransferase produces the protein MEPLIREARPEDKPFIEEIARLTWGGEDYLARVFDEWLGDNFYVLELDGKVIGTAKMTLLPGKVGWLEGLRVHPDYRGRGYGRKLHNFMLGLGERLAREGRIEALEFATYFLSRESIAMAKRDGFSITAKFFNLGAKVSAFEPEEPAMIEPSLEDLTLGVIPAGLKFLRRSHESLEWLKAKAELYDINGFRFLVPKGEATFTPLDVGLATLKATLPGMAWVARERGWEEFEVMLPSGVKPLLPGLKRLGLFLWEETEEPNVLVFRKKLI, from the coding sequence ATGGAACCGCTCATCCGCGAGGCAAGGCCGGAAGATAAACCCTTCATCGAGGAAATAGCGAGGCTGACGTGGGGCGGCGAGGATTACTTAGCGAGGGTCTTCGACGAGTGGCTCGGCGATAACTTCTACGTGCTTGAGCTGGACGGAAAGGTCATCGGCACGGCTAAGATGACGCTTTTGCCGGGAAAGGTTGGCTGGCTTGAGGGGCTGAGGGTTCACCCGGACTACAGGGGCAGGGGCTACGGGAGGAAGCTCCACAACTTCATGCTCGGACTGGGCGAGAGACTCGCCCGCGAGGGAAGGATTGAGGCCCTTGAGTTCGCGACCTACTTCCTCAGCCGCGAGAGCATAGCCATGGCAAAGAGAGACGGCTTCTCGATAACCGCGAAGTTCTTCAACCTGGGGGCGAAAGTTTCCGCCTTCGAGCCCGAGGAGCCAGCGATGATAGAGCCCAGCCTGGAAGACCTGACCCTCGGCGTAATTCCCGCCGGATTGAAGTTTCTCCGCAGGAGTCATGAGAGCCTCGAATGGCTGAAGGCGAAGGCCGAGCTCTACGACATCAACGGCTTCCGCTTCCTCGTTCCGAAGGGGGAGGCAACGTTCACGCCCCTCGACGTTGGGCTGGCAACGCTTAAGGCCACGCTCCCGGGAATGGCTTGGGTTGCTCGCGAGAGGGGATGGGAGGAGTTCGAGGTAATGCTCCCGAGCGGTGTTAAGCCCCTCCTGCCGGGACTGAAGAGGCTCGGTCTCTTCCTCTGGGAGGAGACTGAGGAGCCTAACGTGCTGGTGTTCCGGAAGAAGTTGATCTGA
- a CDS encoding MFS transporter, with amino-acid sequence MKRTLYRLHMLTSSLRIVGDAIESVALPWSLLDTTGSLLSIGGFALFTHLPWVILPPILGRTLDRTVKKVRLAFLALILQALLAVLIVPLSSNVPAFYLIVSGISALDILHRYYGFSLVASMTLDESELQGLNAALATVGNDVSLVAFPLAGFLAYRFGIRTMLLDAVLLLLGALTLLPYLNVEVKREGTEKAREEKRLQISRRLVVGVLASVLLFNFALGSFRIFVFASLRELAKGKVLYGLLQGLTTVGSLVAVAGLTYLARKRLAGLRRPLIAGMLLQSIALLIVGVPAVVALFPAVFLLGFGGELLNVSFDSLMQKFIPLRSLGTVRGVFDALVTLVIPLSQLTFAWLIEKGSNVLNASLFAAFIAFLSSMLLAFTLFNSPEARA; translated from the coding sequence ATGAAGCGAACCCTCTACCGCCTTCACATGCTCACGTCATCCCTCAGAATCGTCGGAGATGCCATCGAGAGCGTCGCCCTACCCTGGAGTCTGCTAGACACAACCGGCTCGCTACTGAGCATCGGCGGTTTTGCGCTCTTCACACACCTACCGTGGGTCATCCTCCCCCCAATCCTCGGGAGAACTCTCGATAGAACGGTCAAAAAGGTGAGGCTGGCCTTTCTGGCGCTCATCCTCCAGGCCCTGCTGGCGGTTCTCATAGTACCGCTCTCCTCGAACGTCCCGGCCTTCTACCTCATAGTCTCGGGCATCTCCGCCTTGGACATACTCCACCGCTACTATGGCTTCTCGTTGGTAGCCTCAATGACCCTCGACGAGTCTGAGCTTCAGGGGCTGAACGCGGCACTGGCAACTGTAGGGAACGATGTCTCACTCGTGGCGTTTCCGCTGGCGGGGTTCTTGGCGTATCGCTTCGGAATAAGGACAATGCTCCTCGACGCGGTTCTCCTTCTCCTCGGGGCACTCACGCTCCTTCCCTACCTGAACGTCGAGGTGAAGCGCGAAGGGACAGAGAAGGCAAGGGAAGAGAAACGGCTACAAATCAGCCGTCGGCTCGTGGTTGGAGTACTCGCCTCGGTGCTGCTCTTCAACTTCGCTCTCGGTTCCTTCAGGATATTCGTCTTCGCCTCCCTGAGGGAACTCGCAAAAGGTAAGGTCCTCTACGGTCTCCTTCAGGGTCTCACGACGGTTGGAAGCCTCGTCGCCGTTGCGGGGCTGACATACTTAGCCCGGAAGAGGCTGGCGGGTTTAAGACGCCCCCTCATTGCCGGAATGCTCCTCCAGAGCATCGCGCTCCTCATCGTCGGCGTTCCGGCGGTGGTAGCGCTGTTCCCGGCGGTTTTCCTCCTTGGCTTCGGCGGGGAGCTCCTCAACGTTTCATTCGACAGTCTGATGCAGAAGTTCATCCCTCTGCGGAGCCTTGGAACTGTCAGAGGCGTTTTTGACGCCCTCGTGACGCTGGTGATCCCGCTTTCGCAGCTGACCTTCGCGTGGCTGATTGAGAAGGGTTCGAACGTTTTGAATGCTTCACTTTTCGCGGCATTTATTGCATTTCTATCATCGATGCTACTCGCGTTTACGCTGTTTAATTCTCCGGAAGCCCGGGCATGA
- a CDS encoding winged helix-turn-helix domain-containing protein produces MADEELVREVQELRKALEELRESFAVVSQMAQAYLRLINIYAQYGGLSVDLVVPEVRSDPIAREIVRILFDLKRANVSQIARELKGRRGKASRNTVRAKLAELKEMGIVVEAHGERGKVYALSPEVVKKWLEMIGMPIRLDQTNDY; encoded by the coding sequence ATGGCCGACGAGGAGCTTGTCAGGGAAGTTCAGGAGCTCAGGAAGGCACTTGAAGAGCTCAGGGAGAGCTTTGCAGTTGTCTCCCAGATGGCGCAGGCTTACCTCCGGCTCATCAACATCTACGCCCAGTACGGCGGGCTCAGTGTGGACCTCGTCGTTCCTGAGGTCAGAAGCGACCCGATAGCGCGTGAAATCGTCCGGATTCTCTTCGACCTGAAGAGGGCAAATGTGAGTCAGATAGCGCGGGAGCTGAAGGGGAGGCGGGGAAAGGCCTCACGGAACACCGTTAGGGCTAAGCTGGCCGAGCTGAAGGAGATGGGAATCGTTGTCGAGGCCCACGGCGAGAGGGGAAAGGTTTACGCCCTCTCCCCCGAAGTGGTCAAAAAGTGGCTCGAAATGATCGGAATGCCGATTAGGCTTGACCAGACTAATGATTATTGA
- a CDS encoding nucleotidyltransferase domain-containing protein codes for MIPQTYLKVLRRLYERLEDAGVNWVVTGSLGFALQGIPVEPHDIDIQTDRDGAYEIESLFSEFVVKPVEFRESEAIRSHFGVLMIDGVRVEIMGNIQKKVGGEWEPPVDILRYKRFVEIEGMKIPVLDLEYEYGAYLKLGRVEKAEMLRKFLEGSGR; via the coding sequence ATGATACCTCAAACCTACCTTAAAGTTCTCCGCAGGCTGTATGAGCGCTTGGAAGATGCCGGCGTCAACTGGGTCGTCACTGGAAGCCTCGGCTTTGCGCTCCAGGGGATTCCGGTCGAGCCTCATGATATCGATATTCAAACGGACAGGGATGGTGCCTACGAAATTGAGAGCCTGTTCTCGGAATTCGTGGTGAAGCCTGTGGAATTCCGCGAGAGCGAGGCGATTCGCTCGCACTTCGGTGTGCTGATGATAGACGGCGTTAGAGTTGAGATAATGGGGAACATCCAGAAAAAAGTGGGCGGTGAATGGGAGCCACCGGTAGATATACTCAGGTACAAGCGCTTTGTGGAGATCGAGGGCATGAAAATCCCGGTGCTCGACCTTGAGTACGAGTATGGTGCATATCTCAAGCTTGGCCGTGTTGAGAAGGCGGAAATGCTGAGGAAATTTTTGGAAGGGAGCGGGAGATAG
- a CDS encoding GNAT family N-acetyltransferase, which produces MNLRVIEFREEFADGVAELYEHLGWKFSPRLVGIWGSMKNYSRVLVALLDGRVVGKVTLDTVFPPYAEIVNLVVHPRYQGRGIGRALVEECIRISESIGHNVQFLMTEHDNLPALNLYRKLGFYPVIPSKRKQLWLFRFGKGTFVEEFLSEHSLSEFRVFRRRVDFHGERLYGVAFTDIQGDGYLRVYFRGQPGQGATMPRIAGISFESGEDAFDAVAYEGSSEIGILNRGKDSTFRITPIAQKGLEASVESQVLRVPRGQERRVRVGFQPTESFDAPLDYLSFRTIVASFRINGNFVISLGRENR; this is translated from the coding sequence ATGAACCTCAGGGTTATCGAGTTCAGAGAAGAATTCGCCGACGGTGTCGCCGAACTCTACGAGCATCTCGGCTGGAAGTTCAGCCCAAGGCTCGTGGGAATATGGGGGAGCATGAAGAACTACTCTCGGGTTCTGGTGGCGCTACTAGATGGCAGAGTCGTCGGAAAAGTTACTCTGGATACCGTCTTTCCTCCCTACGCGGAGATAGTTAACCTTGTCGTGCATCCGAGATATCAAGGAAGGGGAATCGGGCGGGCGCTGGTGGAGGAATGTATCAGGATATCCGAAAGTATAGGACACAACGTCCAGTTTTTAATGACGGAGCATGACAACCTCCCGGCACTCAACCTCTACCGGAAGCTCGGTTTTTACCCGGTGATACCTTCCAAGAGGAAGCAGCTCTGGCTGTTCAGGTTCGGAAAGGGCACTTTCGTAGAAGAGTTCCTAAGCGAACACTCCCTCTCAGAGTTCAGAGTTTTCAGGAGGAGGGTCGACTTCCACGGTGAGAGGCTCTACGGCGTTGCCTTCACCGACATCCAGGGCGACGGTTATCTGAGGGTCTACTTTAGAGGACAGCCCGGACAGGGCGCGACCATGCCCCGGATAGCGGGGATATCCTTTGAGAGCGGGGAAGATGCCTTCGACGCGGTCGCCTATGAGGGTTCGTCCGAGATCGGAATCCTCAACCGGGGAAAAGATTCAACCTTCAGAATCACACCCATAGCCCAGAAAGGCCTGGAAGCCTCCGTCGAGAGCCAGGTTCTCCGGGTTCCAAGGGGCCAAGAGAGAAGGGTAAGGGTAGGTTTTCAACCGACGGAGAGCTTTGATGCCCCCCTCGACTACCTCTCGTTCAGGACGATCGTCGCCTCGTTCAGGATAAACGGAAACTTTGTGATTTCCTTGGGGAGGGAGAACAGGTAG
- a CDS encoding GNAT family N-acetyltransferase — protein sequence MRPIILKGKKVSLAILLREDLQKSWEWFNNRSTVRHLFNSAHFTLPEEEEEFYEELKKNKDKAPIFAVVENKEGTLVGVAGFNGINWSARWGEILYYLSPEERGKGYGTETVKLLCEYAFRHLNLHKVWAKVHEDNLPSIRVLEKNGFSLSGRFREHVWSDGRYLDELIYERFRS from the coding sequence ATGAGACCGATAATTTTGAAGGGCAAAAAGGTCTCTCTGGCGATTCTCCTCAGGGAAGACCTCCAAAAGAGCTGGGAGTGGTTCAACAACAGGAGCACCGTCAGACACCTCTTCAACTCCGCTCACTTCACCCTTCCGGAGGAAGAGGAGGAGTTTTATGAGGAGCTGAAGAAGAACAAAGACAAAGCGCCTATCTTTGCGGTCGTTGAGAACAAAGAGGGAACGCTCGTGGGTGTAGCGGGCTTCAACGGGATTAACTGGAGCGCGAGATGGGGTGAGATATTGTACTACCTCTCGCCGGAGGAGCGGGGAAAGGGCTACGGAACGGAGACGGTGAAGCTCCTCTGCGAGTACGCGTTCAGACACCTCAACCTGCACAAGGTCTGGGCGAAGGTTCATGAGGACAATCTACCCTCCATACGCGTCCTTGAAAAGAATGGGTTCTCTTTGAGTGGACGGTTCAGAGAGCATGTCTGGAGCGACGGGAGATACCTCGACGAGCTGATTTACGAGAGGTTCAGGAGCTGA
- a CDS encoding CPBP family intramembrane glutamic endopeptidase, which produces MERWVRGTVLTAALTGMILSNLFIDLGYAQRWLDLAELIFLVVAVVRFSGYSREELGLGGEFSLLKHVLFPLAFFILPLVPVLFVPHRSVSPKIFALYFLNYLLIAGLPEELLFRALLFASFEERFSGITALVGNSVIHWLIHFGVGLNMSQLMAALVLSSYRLTFRRIEPLIIAHALWDAVFIALKPSFVGSWSLVIMAPFAGAFLSILIYLAGRSQQIELSVG; this is translated from the coding sequence ATGGAACGGTGGGTGAGGGGTACCGTACTGACGGCCGCGCTAACTGGGATGATTCTCTCCAATCTCTTCATTGACCTTGGATACGCACAGAGATGGCTCGATCTCGCCGAGTTAATTTTCCTTGTCGTTGCTGTCGTTAGGTTCTCGGGATACAGCAGAGAAGAACTGGGCCTTGGCGGGGAATTCAGCCTTCTCAAGCACGTTCTGTTTCCCCTTGCATTCTTCATCCTGCCACTAGTCCCGGTCCTCTTCGTGCCCCACCGGAGTGTTTCTCCTAAGATTTTTGCCCTCTATTTTCTCAACTATCTCCTCATCGCTGGTCTGCCCGAGGAGCTTCTCTTCAGGGCACTTCTCTTTGCCTCCTTTGAGGAGCGCTTCAGCGGGATAACTGCCCTAGTTGGGAACTCTGTAATTCACTGGCTCATTCACTTTGGGGTTGGTTTGAACATGTCCCAGCTGATGGCGGCGTTGGTACTTTCCTCCTACCGTCTGACGTTCCGACGGATTGAACCCCTGATTATTGCCCACGCCCTTTGGGATGCCGTTTTTATCGCGCTGAAGCCCAGTTTTGTTGGTTCATGGAGCCTCGTTATCATGGCACCTTTCGCTGGAGCGTTTCTCTCGATTTTAATTTACCTTGCTGGCCGTAGCCAGCAAATAGAACTTAGTGTAGGGTGA